In bacterium, the following are encoded in one genomic region:
- a CDS encoding serine hydrolase, which yields MSEFPSLEIVDSLLEEFRVRNGVPAIGASIVDSNGEFVSHVVGVRQRDLSEQVLVSDKWHIGSCTKSITAALWARLVELGLAEWDTPLPQIFQGLRSVDGRWKDVTIHDALQCRAGFAANLPRDVFKSSWKDTRPLPAQRADIVERCLQSPPNRPGRFRYSNLSYIVVGAAIDRAAQASFEEALELYLLQLLGISTARFGAPEEICGHRPRVTLRSVGLFKGPPTSPDDPKSDNPRVYSSAGCLHLSLDDWSALMRIFLAGTSTGLLHEDSLLRLFSSPAQSGQSMGMGWMQPIPIMGVPYFMQGSNTLWSATAMVSLDRSKSVLVVCNDGRARVLHRSVKLAVFLLAL from the coding sequence ATGAGCGAATTCCCGAGTCTTGAGATCGTCGATTCGCTCTTGGAAGAGTTTCGAGTTCGAAATGGTGTACCGGCAATCGGTGCATCGATCGTTGACTCAAATGGAGAGTTCGTCAGCCACGTAGTAGGTGTGCGTCAGCGCGACTTGTCGGAGCAAGTACTTGTGTCTGACAAATGGCATATTGGTTCTTGTACAAAGTCAATTACAGCAGCGCTCTGGGCCCGCCTGGTTGAACTCGGACTCGCGGAGTGGGATACTCCATTACCTCAGATATTCCAAGGTCTTCGATCAGTCGATGGGCGATGGAAAGATGTAACGATTCACGATGCACTTCAGTGTCGCGCTGGATTTGCAGCAAACCTCCCTCGTGACGTGTTCAAATCCTCGTGGAAGGACACTAGACCACTCCCAGCGCAACGCGCTGATATTGTCGAACGGTGTCTCCAGAGCCCTCCTAACAGACCTGGAAGGTTCCGGTATTCGAATCTCAGCTACATCGTTGTAGGTGCCGCTATCGATCGTGCAGCGCAGGCAAGTTTCGAAGAAGCGCTGGAACTCTACCTATTGCAGCTGCTCGGCATTAGTACGGCCAGATTCGGTGCCCCAGAGGAGATTTGCGGTCATCGGCCACGAGTCACCTTGCGCAGCGTGGGACTGTTCAAAGGTCCGCCGACAAGTCCGGACGATCCCAAGAGTGACAATCCGCGGGTGTATTCCTCAGCAGGATGCCTGCATCTCTCTCTTGATGATTGGAGTGCCCTGATGCGGATCTTTCTTGCTGGCACTAGCACAGGACTGCTACACGAGGACTCACTCTTGCGGCTCTTCAGTTCTCCCGCCCAGTCTGGTCAATCCATGGGGATGGGTTGGATGCAACCGATCCCCATCATGGGTGTCCCCTATTTCATGCAAGGTTCCAACACGTTGTGGTCCGCAACCGCGATGGTGTCCTTGGATCGAAGCAAGAGTGTGCTGGTCGTCTGCAACGATGGACGAGCACGGGTCCTGCACCGATCCGTGAAGTTGGCGGTCTTCCTGCTGGCACTATGA
- a CDS encoding nucleotidyl transferase AbiEii/AbiGii toxin family protein: protein MTTLEDLRGLLPEGTVEAWPKVAAVLPAGAVLMGGTALAVWLRHRRSEDLDFFVPESFDGAAVATALSEAGEFAPTSVSNRMIGGTLDAVKLDVVANPGEIRLGPPRVVEGLLVGSLEDITAAKYKAITDRKQLRDFIDVMCVERDGGIAIEQGLILYCRKHGVSFDLETVRTFLRHLGDFRYLDDDPAMHATFGVDARQDVVAYFQRRVPQVTASFSRLFTEAPQPDISTPDSGGVDI from the coding sequence GTGACAACCCTTGAGGACCTGCGAGGACTGCTGCCCGAGGGCACGGTGGAGGCGTGGCCGAAGGTCGCCGCGGTGCTGCCGGCCGGCGCCGTCCTCATGGGCGGCACCGCGTTGGCGGTGTGGCTGAGGCACCGCCGCAGCGAGGATCTGGACTTCTTCGTGCCGGAGTCGTTCGACGGCGCCGCCGTCGCGACGGCACTGTCAGAGGCAGGAGAGTTCGCCCCGACATCGGTGTCGAATCGGATGATCGGGGGGACACTCGACGCCGTCAAGCTCGATGTCGTCGCCAATCCCGGGGAGATCAGGCTGGGCCCGCCGCGGGTAGTCGAGGGCCTGCTCGTCGGTTCCCTCGAGGACATCACGGCGGCGAAGTACAAGGCCATCACCGACCGGAAACAACTCCGGGACTTCATCGACGTGATGTGCGTTGAACGCGACGGCGGCATCGCCATCGAGCAAGGGCTGATCCTGTACTGCCGCAAGCACGGCGTCAGCTTCGATCTGGAGACCGTGCGGACCTTCCTGCGACACCTGGGGGACTTCCGCTACCTCGACGACGATCCGGCCATGCACGCCACCTTCGGCGTCGACGCCCGCCAGGACGTCGTGGCGTATTTCCAGCGCCGGGTGCCGCAGGTCACAGCGTCGTTCTCGCGACTGTTCACCGAGGCTCCGCAGCCGGACATCTCCACTCCAGACTCTGGAGGCGTCGACATCTAA
- a CDS encoding serine hydrolase: MRRGGPRGRALVVGVTGVTPVQGLLGDEVRVPMRDGAEITLGRLATHSSGLPRLPDNLAPADWANPYADYTVEHLYEFLAGHKLARGIGKAVEYSNLGYGLLGHALTLAEGTDYETLIARRILEPLEMSDTAVELTPPLRERLAPGHDEELQPVPNWDIPALAGAGALRSTVNDLLTFLEANLGLRQTPLREAMARTHVPQVTDPGLGMDIGLAWIIADEGDRRIVWHNGATGGYSSFIGFDPETREGVVVLSNSVISVDGLAYRLLLSVQYGP; the protein is encoded by the coding sequence ATGAGACGGGGCGGTCCTAGGGGTAGGGCGCTCGTTGTGGGGGTCACCGGCGTCACGCCGGTGCAGGGCCTCCTTGGCGATGAGGTTCGGGTGCCGATGCGAGACGGCGCCGAGATCACGCTCGGGCGCCTGGCCACCCACAGTTCCGGGCTGCCTCGGCTGCCCGACAACCTGGCGCCGGCCGATTGGGCCAACCCGTACGCCGACTACACCGTCGAGCATCTCTACGAGTTCTTGGCGGGCCACAAGCTCGCTCGAGGCATCGGTAAGGCCGTCGAATACTCGAATCTCGGATACGGCCTGCTGGGCCACGCGCTCACGCTCGCGGAGGGCACCGACTACGAGACGCTCATCGCGCGACGGATCCTCGAACCGCTGGAGATGTCGGACACCGCGGTCGAGTTGACGCCGCCGCTGCGGGAGCGACTCGCCCCCGGACACGACGAGGAGCTCCAGCCGGTTCCCAACTGGGATATCCCGGCTCTCGCCGGCGCCGGAGCTCTGCGTTCGACAGTCAACGATCTTCTGACCTTCCTTGAGGCCAACCTCGGGTTGCGCCAGACGCCTCTACGCGAGGCGATGGCCCGCACGCACGTCCCGCAGGTCACCGATCCGGGGCTGGGAATGGATATCGGGCTGGCGTGGATAATCGCCGACGAGGGCGACCGCCGGATCGTGTGGCACAACGGCGCCACCGGCGGCTACAGCTCGTTCATCGGCTTCGATCCCGAGACACGCGAGGGGGTCGTCGTTCTGTCGAACTCGGTGATCAGCGTCGACGGCCTCGCCTACCGCCTGCTGTTATCGGTCCAATACGGGCCATAG